The genomic region GTGTGTTTAGTGTTATTGGATACCTTTTATTCTGTTTTCCCCTAATTTTCGTGTTGATccttaatttttttctttttgtgttttgaATGTCATAGATTCATCCAGATAAGATCCAGGTATGATGTTCTTTTATTGATTTTATATTTGactagtgggaatgcccgcgcgttgcCGCGGGTACTTGTGTCTTCGTGGGTTGACCCCAACACAACACAACTCAGCATACCATGGGAGCTTCAATGCATCTTTCCCCCATCCGTGTTTCGTGCAATTTCCAACTATTTTGTCAAGTCGTATGATGATCTCTGAAAATTTTGGCCTCATTGTCAAATCTGGATACCAACATTCCTCAGTTAATCTACAAAAAAAGATAGTCAATGTACAAAAAAAGAGAataaacaagttaaaaagttttCTTAGAAGGGgcaattctgacccatttacttaaaAGATGGTTTATTACTGTTATGTCACAACCTTAACGGGTAAAAGTAGCCTACAAGGAAACGAGTCAAATGGATCAAGTGGGTCAAATAGGTCACATTTATATTTTGGATCATCCACACTTAAATGGACAGGCCAATAGCCATGTCCTTTTTGTTGTTTGCTTCAAGTAATTGTATTACCACATGGTTGTTAAGTCCATTAAAGTTAAGGTCAAAATCGGGAATTCACATACTCCCTCTTTCCAAATGGTTGTTAATTTGGATTTATTGATATTTAAGAAATTATACCTGATAAATAGAACAACATCACCAGCTTTAAGCCTTTTAGCGCCAACAAACATGCTCCAACCCATAGTAAGTAGGTGTCGTTTTGGCTGCCCTGCATTAGAATACAAGGTCTAAAGTTAAAACACCAAATCGTAATGGAAATATCAGCAGAGCTTAAATGAGCCCAAGCCCGACACATTTTTAGATTGGAAACtcatttaataaataataaatgagTTAAGTTGAACTTGAGTTTGAAAAATTACTCATGAGTCGTGTTTCAAGATATAGAGCTAGAGCTCAAAACAAGCCGACTCAAGCTCTCGTAAGTTAAACAAGGCCAAGTTTAAGCTCAGCTTCGGTTCCGCTCATTTGCACCATTTTAAAAACTTCTCTCTCAAATGAAgcattataaataaaaaaaatcacaaGACTACCCTTGATGCAATATTAACCAAATTGTTAGCTTTGTTTCACTTGTTATCCAGATTAGAACCagaataaaaataattaaaacactAAAACTTGTTGTTCAACTCAAGGTACACAAAATAAAACTATATAAAATGTGACGGAAAGTCCATGTGTTATCATGCAAGTCTCGAACAAAACCATTGCTAAAACCAAAATAACTGAAACCAAAAAAACCGAAACCAGACAGTTTTCAAAAACCGAAATTTCGGTTTCATTTTTTGGTTTTGCCATAAAATTGAACCAAACTGAACCGTCCACACCCCTATAGACATATCCTACGACCGAAACATGATAGACACAAGATAATGTACAAAAATCAAAGATGCATTAACAGCAAAGTATACAAAACAAGATTGCAATATAAGCAAAATGGTTGAAGTAAAGGATGATAAAGCCAAGATTTAAATCAAGAAATTTGCAAATTACACTAAGATGTATTCAAAAGGTAAAGTTAACAACAGATTATACAAACAAATAATGGAAATCAAACCTGTTCACTGTGTCCTTGTGGGAAGTAATAAACAAGGCTTCCCACTTGTGGGAGGGTCACCAATGGTCCAGCACATGCATGCCATAGTTCAGAATTTATTGGTTTCTTTATCCCTACAAtgagaatatatatatttacatatgaGCAATAACAATATTTGTtggaaaattaaaaataaaaaatttacaaGAATGGTCTTGCATTTCCTTCAACAATTTCATTTCCTCAACTAAACTGTGTGTTCCAGTGTTGACACTTGCTGCATTCAGCTTCTCTTGAATAATGGTCATACTCCAATTCCTTTCTACATCAACAACTTTAAGAAGAACAAAATAAGGTTATCTTCATAACCCATGAAATAAACATcataaaaatagaataaaaaaatCCAATCTTGACTCAAATTTTAACCAAAATCACATCACAACTTCATAACCCATGGCATAAAAATCCAACCTTTATTCAAATTTTTACCAAAATCACATCACATCTTCATAACCCATGTCATAAAAATCATAAAGATTCAATCTTTATTCAAGTTTTGACCAAAATCACATTACATCTTCATAacccatgtcataaaaatccaACCTTTACTCAAATTTTGACCAAAATAACATCACATCTTCATAACCCATGTCAAAAAGATCATAAAGATTCAATCTTGATTCAAGTTTTAGCCAAAATCACATCATAGCTTCATAACCCATGTCATAAAGATTCCAAAAATTCAATCTTGAATCAAGTTGACCAAAGAAACCCCAccacaacaaaaaaaaaagaagcaaATATTCTCACATTTCTCAGGAGAATGTGATATCTAAATTAGGGGCAGACACAGAGGAATCTAAAATCAAATCCAAATAAACACAGAGAATGCCCCCCCAAAACACACAACCAACAAACATAAAACCTGCAAAATCTAAGTGGGGCTAACTTGCAAtcaaaaaagaagaagaagaagttctGTTTTTTGCATCAAAGCACACCTACCAAAGCATGAGGAGTGCTCTGTCTTTGAGTGTTCATAGGGACCTCCATGGAAAAGCAATCGCCTTTCTGTGAAAGTGGTCATATACTGATTTTCACTCCACAAAAACCCACCATAGAAATCCCTAATCCAGTAATCCCCCTATCTTTATTATACGAGActcaataaaaaacaaacttaTACCTGATATGAAGCTCCCCAATGTCAGTCCCTCTCTATCGATTTGTCTCCTGTCTCTCTTCTGTTTTCGTTAGTGAAAGCTGCTTCTTATCAGGGGTCGGATGTAAATGATCGGACGCATTCAAGAGGGGGTTTAGGGAATTGACTGCTCATCAGAGAGAAGAAGAAATTGTCTAAATTGCCCCACTTGGCGTCTTAATTTATGTGTTGTTGACCATTTTACCCCTCTCAAATCCCTTTTATTCTATTGTCCGTGCTGTTTCGAAACTTATACACATGACAAAATTACATTTTTGTtcatcacttctcctttttatagtATTATAGATATTCAATCATTACTGTGACTTTACTTCATTCCTTAATCTGCAATCTCGAATTCGATGGATTCTTTTTTTATTAGGTTTTTTCTTGCTATTTGTCcgattaagttttttttaactaaCTTATTTATCTTGGGATGTAGGTAAAACAAAATGCTATTGGGAAGCTATCTGAACTGAAGCCAACTGGATTCATGTGTTTGTACAACAACTACCAACTGTGATGATGATTTGGGTGTGAGATATCCACTTTTGTTTTGGATTATGCTATAGATTTTGCACTTTTCTTCTCTAACTATATGATTATGTGCTTTATCTTTTTTTAAATGGATTTAGATTTTGCACTTTCCTTCCCTAAGCGTATGACTATGTGCTATATCTTTTTTAAAAGGATTTGGATTTCATGGTTAGCAAGGCGACTACACACTCTTTTTAAAAAAGTATGTATtaacctatgcagttaatgcggtaaaatatcgaaTATCAATTAAGGATCGATATTTGAATATatgttatctcggtgagatatcggtgggatatcggtaattttaatataatgcagaatttatatatatatatagcaatttaacaccaataattcagtgatatatcggttagaTCGGTCaaatatcagtgatatatcggttatatcgctcaaatatcggtcaatatcgccgataatatggGTACCGATAGTTTGACCGATATTTTACTAAgaaaccgatatatcaccgagatatcaccgatattaactgcatagggCTAACTATGTATTGAAGAACTTGCTAAACTATCACAATGAAGGTATTCACCTACTTTGTTTGTTCATGTTATCTGTATGAGTAATTTTTTGCAAGTATTAAAAAAGTAGGCGATTTCGTCATGAAATGAGGCATTAATTTGTGAGGCGAACTAATATTGTTCATTTGGTGGTGTTTCTTAATACTGGTAAATTATCAGAATTAACGTTTTGGTTGTTTAATGATGCAGATTAAGTGGTTTCTTCCTGGTTGCTATACACAGGTACGTTGGAATCTTCACAGCCCACGCGTATTTCCTAAACCCTAGCTATCAAAATCATCTTCCTTCTTGACTATTCTACGATCCAGACGCAATCAGGTTAGCAATCTCTGATTATTGTTTTTTTTCAATTTAGATATGTTTATTTATGGTCAGTTTGTTGTGGTTTTGGTTGACTGAATGATTTACGTTCCGTTTGTTGTTGTTTTGTTTGATATTGTGATTTATGTTCATCGATTCTCGCATAAAACATTGTTGATTGTTTTGTATATGGACTTGCGAAAAAGCCAAGTTTTTTCATTTCGTTAATCGTTACAGTCTCTTAAATATTTTTTAGATGATGGTATCTGATGGCGATATTGGAAACTTGCAGTAAAAAGAAAAGATAACAATAAATAAGCTATAGTATATATGAGAAAAAGATTAAAACTCTTGACATATGCACTATGGTTGATATGACAGTATTAGATAACTTTCATTTGAATTGAAAATAACATGACTCATATTTCCAACCACATGTAATTGTTTTGTTTTCAATCGGTTCAGCTTTTTGGCTAAAGTTAGTACTTATTGAATAATTTACACTCGTGGGGttaaattttttatattaaatatgCTTGAGATTTAAAAAATTTATAATTagtttttttgaacgacaaatttggatcactgacggaccactggagtatcatcgtgccaccagtggaaccacccgatcatatccatctccactaggctaatgcctatacaccaattcaggaggaaacccaataaatatgtgAAAACCCTCTTTGTGGGAATCAAACCCATGACCTATTAGTCcaaaagccttatcccacccctaAGATGCACTaagctataaagccatgggcaaAATTTATAATTAGTTTATTAGCATTAGTGATTAACTAAAATAGAAACTGGCCAAGTGGGTCGAATGAGCCAAACTCTAGCCTAAGTGTACTTTTAATACATTCAGCCTCTAGATCATATTATAGTCATACATAGGGTCATCATAAATGGCTGAAAAATCTGTGTAATCAAACTGGAATTACGATAGAGAAGTAGGAATACGAGTAAAATCTGTTTTTAAATTTTGACTTCCACtttataaattttgttaattTCAGATGCAGTCTTTTCAAGTGCAGTTTGTATGTCTCGCAACGTCAGTTATCCTGTTCGACTTGGATTTAGACGAACTTCAATAGTCATTATCCCCTCGGTAAGCCATACAGTTATTGATTTCAACCCTTTCATTTATTGTTGATTTCTTGTCAGAAATTTTTAGTTATGCTATGATTGCTACTACCTTTTGAATTTTCTCCTGTCTATAGCTATAGGTTTAGGTCAATTGTTGAAAACTACTAATAGACATG from Helianthus annuus cultivar XRQ/B chromosome 10, HanXRQr2.0-SUNRISE, whole genome shotgun sequence harbors:
- the LOC110886175 gene encoding uncharacterized protein LOC110886175 isoform X1 — its product is MTTFTERRLLFHGGPYEHSKTEHSSCFVVDVERNWSMTIIQEKLNAASVNTGTHSLVEEMKLLKEMQDHSWIKKPINSELWHACAGPLVTLPQVGSLVYYFPQGHSEQGSQNDTYLLWVGACLLALKGLKLVMLFYLSDLTMRPKFSEIIIRLDKIVGNCTKHGWGKDALKLPWYAELCCVGVNPRRHKYPRQRAGIPTSQI
- the LOC110886175 gene encoding auxin response factor 5 isoform X2, which codes for MTIIQEKLNAASVNTGTHSLVEEMKLLKEMQDHSWIKKPINSELWHACAGPLVTLPQVGSLVYYFPQGHSEQGSQNDTYLLWVGACLLALKGLKLVMLFYLSDLTMRPKFSEIIIRLDKIVGNCTKHGWGKDALKLPWYAELCCVGVNPRRHKYPRQRAGIPTSQI
- the LOC110886175 gene encoding auxin response factor 5 isoform X3, with the translated sequence MTTFTERRLLFHGGPYEHSKTEHSSCFVVDVERNWSMTIIQEKLNAASVNTGTHSLVEEMKLLKEMQDHSWIKKPINSELWHACAGPLVTLPQVGSLVYYFPQGHSEQGSQNDTYLLWVGACLLALKGLKLVMLFYLSD